Proteins co-encoded in one Cardiocondyla obscurior isolate alpha-2009 linkage group LG24, Cobs3.1, whole genome shotgun sequence genomic window:
- the LOC139111594 gene encoding uncharacterized protein: protein MYSLKPSLEIIILCISILSHTSPAHAEGVSCFKCLMTPTDPDDTDMLCSHFDGSAKFQVFCPSSTLCMKRTIEYKSKTSIVTTVQRDCAPQKYNSRIYNDVDKQWYDKQEIITSAYDEGCFIGEHRGAPTGPPEYCFCGFHLCNSSVQVGTFSKMFAIVLSLLIVRLL from the exons ATGTACAGTTTAAAGCCAAGTTTGgagattataatattatgtatcAGTATCCTATCAC ATACTTCGCCAGCGCATGCGGAAGGTGTTTCGTGTTTCAAGTGTCTCATGACGCCCACGGACCCGGATGACACGGACATGCTTTGCTCCCATTTCGACGGGAGTGCTAAGTTTCAGGTGTTTTGTCCATCGTCAACGCTTTGCATGAAGAGAACCATCGAGTACAAGTCGAAAA CGTCTATAGTTACCACTGTTCAACGAGACTGCGCGcctcaaaaatataattctcgaATATACAACGACGTCGATAAACAGTGGTATGACAAACAGGAGATCATAACGTCGGCTTACGACGAGGGTTGTTTTATTGGAGAACACAGAGGCGCACCCACTGGCCCACCCGAATATTGCTTTTGTGGCTTTCATTTGTGTAATTCGTCCGTACAAGTTGGGACGTTTAGCAAAATGTTTGCAATagtattatcgttattaatcgTAAGATTGTTGTAA
- the LOC139111560 gene encoding rabankyrin-5 — protein sequence MEDPTEAQKWQQHLSLLREQYVNLYNANAELQRDYAVATAEKQEGGFVGRLLATVASLYCQHRYSDISIKLIDQEIPAHKFVLSARTDFFNDATLVDKTVLDWSNLSSSVALVLLKWIYTGKVSQENLTLDLMKAAAAFQLSELMDQCERYLIGTVGLENCVGLYSAAEELGTQKLKEHCSSLISAHWEDLTGEDFKEMPGSLLYKLLQTKSKYPLHAAVRLMREDVVFLYMVEHNAELPKVVNAVDHKGETALEVALKTRQPSLARTLVEHEADLSAKDTRGLSLLHSAILKGDSYSSEFIIEQLENNGSVQKLCEPVKINESAKNTADLKQLEGCTALHLVAKHNTENMLAVGSRLLQAGIDPNLQDHRGWTALHSCISEKNEMLFDLLLEAKNIDVDQTTNEDDTPLCFAMKTEPFNEYFASKLLTKGAVPNPTYDATGDTLLHILTRERREGAALFIVESCNNNLTKTNNEGFTILHEACRVGLEDLTRALLRNGLPTDVITLSTGDAPIHFAISNLYTDIVVELLDSTSSDSQLTIKNNANETPLSLAIKAPFKKGKDIVLALIKAGADVNERNEEGLTLLHQAILKEDSATAIFLLENGADMNAKTTNGETPLQLCVHCRLGEVVEALCRRGVDTSIGCPLWDALDSDQEDTASILVKHGADTDCWGPGPDGCHQTLLHRAIDDNKEDIAQFLIRSGCDLNAPRRPGLDGAGGDEAKDECTPLHLCCQWGLEQVVQTLIEHGADVNARDAEGKTPVHVAIQNQHSQIISLLLCHPNIDLNKRDKKGLTPFATALTVRNNKAAQAILERLPKAAEQYDNKGRNFLHTAIQKGDMESILFLLSIQVDVNSRIHDVTQTPPLHLAAVSGNEMLVRSLILAGARVNDTDANRNTALHVAAKAGHATVVSALLENNINFDAVNADGDNALHVAVREGHVSVVRTLLTECTLDAEAVNLKGRNPLHELARCARDNAATICDLFLECMSQYPVNNADLDGNTPLLIAYMKGNGNLCRTLVKAGACLGSMNKDGITIFNYQVATKQLLYRLLDSLTQEAPWSDKDCCLECGTKFSLTMRKHHCRHCGRILCSKCSGQDVPILKFGLNKPVRVCNVCFDVLLGSGSLQPS from the exons ATGG AGGACCCGACGGAGGCGCAGAAATGGCAACAACACTTGTCCCTGTTGCGGGAGCAATACGTCAACTTGTACAACGCGAATGCGGAACTGCAGCGGGATTACGCGGTCGCCACCGCCGAGAAGCAAGAGGGCGGATTTGTCGGCAGGCTTCTGGCGACAGTAGCATCCCTGTATTGTCAACATCGTTACAG TGACATAAGTATAAAACTGATCGACCAAGAGATACCAGCTCACAAATTTGTCCTGTCTGCCAGAACTGATTTCTTCAACGATGCGACTCTCGTCGACAAGACTGTTTTAG ATTGGAGCAATTTAAGCAGCTCAGTCGCATTAGTGCTACTGAAATGGATTTACACGGGCAAAGTGTCCCAGGAAAATCTAACATTGGACCTGATGAAAGCAGCTGCTGCTTTTCAGCTGTCCGAACTGATGGACCAGTGCGAGAGATATCTGATCGGAACAGTAGGATTGGAGAATTGTGTAGGATTGTATTCGGCCGCCGAAGAACTAGGCACTCAGAAATTGAAGGAGCATTGCAGTTCCTTAATTTCAGCGCATTGG GAAGATTTGACGGGCGAGGATTTTAAGGAAATGCCGGGCTCTCTGTTGTACAAGTTGCTGCAAACCAAAAGTAAATATCCTTTGCATGCAGCGGTGCGATTGATGCGCGAAGACgtcgtatttttatatatggtGGAACATAACGCTGAG ctGCCGAAAGTGGTCAATGCTGTGGACCACAAAGGCGAAACAGCTTTGGAAGTTGCCCTGAAAACCCGCCAGCCATCTCTGGCTCGCACTCTAGTTGAACACGAAGCGGATCTGAGCGCGAAGGATACAAGAGGTCTTTCTCTTCTTCATTCGGCTATATTAAAGGGAGACTCGTATTCGTCCGAGTTTATAATCGAGCAGCTGGAAAATAATGGCAGCGTGCAGAAGTTATGCGAGCCtgtaaaaattaacgagagTGCGAAGAATACGGCTGATCTTAAGCAACTGGAAGGCTGCACCGCCTTGCATCTAGTGGCGAAACACAATACGGAAAACATGCTGGCGGTTGGATCAAGATTACTTCAAGCAGGAATAGATCCGAATTTACAAGATCACAGAGGAtg gaCTGCGCTTCACAGTTGTATTTCGGAGAAAAACGAGATGCTGTTCGACCTGTTGCTCGAAGCGAAAAATATCGATGTAGATCAAACTACGAACGAAGATGATACGCCGTTGTGTTTTGCGATGAAGACGGAGCCCTTCAACGAGTACTTTGCGTCGAAATTGTTAACAAAGGGCGCCGTACCGAATCCAACGTACGACGCCACCGGAGATACGTTGCTCCATATTCTAACGCGAGAACGCAGAGAAGGAGCAGCGTTATTCATAGTGGAATCgtgtaacaataatttaacgaaaaccaACAACGAAGGCTTTACAATACTGCACGAGGCGTGCCGAGTTGGATTAGAGGATCTGACCCGCGCTCTGTTAAGGAACGGTTTGCCGACCGATGTGATTACACTTTCCACTGGCGACGCGCCAATTCATTTCGCTATTTCGAATCTGTATACTGACATAGTCGTCGAACTGTTGGATTCAACGAGCTCGGATTCACAATTAACGATCAAGAACAACGCAAACGAAACACCTTTGAGCTTGGCTATAAAGGCGCCATTCAAGAAGGGCAAAGATATCGTATTGGCTTTAATAAAAGCTGGAGCCGACGTGAACGAACGTAACGAAGAAGGCCTGACGTTGTTGCACCAGGCGATTTTGAAGGAGGATTCGGCCACAGCTATATTTTTGTTGGAAAATGGAGCTGACATGAATGCAAA AACAACCAATGGAGAAACGCCGTTACAGCTATGCGTACATTGTAGACTGGGCGAAGTAGTAGAGGCACTTTGCAGGCGAGGTGTGGACACCTCGATAGGATGCCCATTGTGGGACGCTTTGGATTCTGATCAAGAAGACACTGCATCAATTTTAGTTAAACACGGAGCGGATACCGATTGTTGGGGACCGGGGCCCGATGGCTGTCACCAAACGTTGTTACACAGAGCGATTGATGATAACAAGGAAGATATCGCACAGTTTTTAATCAGAAG CGGATGCGACTTGAATGCTCCGAGACGACCTGGCCTAGACGGTGCCGGCGGAGACGAGGCAAAAGACGAGTGCACACCATTACATTTGTGTTGCCAATGGGGACTGGAGCAAGTTGTTCAAACGCTCATCGAGCACGGGGCCGATGTAAATGCCCGTGACGCGGAGGGAAAGACGCCCGTGCACGTGGCGATACAAAATCAGCATTCGCAGATCATTTCTCTTTTGTTGTGTCACCCGAATATAGATCTGAATAAGAGGGATAAGAAGGGACTGACACCTTTCGCGACTGCCCTCACAGTTCGTAATAACAAAGCCGCACAAGCAATATTAGAGAGATTGCCTAAGGCCGCCGAGCAATATGACAATAAAGGCAGGAATTTCTTGCATACTGCCATACAAAAGGGTGACATGGAaagcattctatttttattatccatACAG GTAGACGTGAATTCGAGAATACACGACGTTACGCAAACGCCTCCTTTACATCTCGCAGCCGTGTCAGGGAATGAGATGTTAGTACGAAGTTTGATTCTGGCGGGTGCTCGCGTTAACGACACGGATGCAAACAGAAATACCGCGCTACACGTGGCTGCTAAGGCAGGACATGCCACTGTCGTCTCCGCATTATTGGAA aataacattaatttcgaTGCGGTAAACGCGGATGGCGACAATGCGTTGCACGTAGCTGTAAGAGAGGGTCACGTTTCTGTAGTGCGAACGTTATTAACCGAGTGTACACTAGATGCGGAAGCCGTGAATCTCAAGGGTCGGAATCCTCTACACGAACTGGCTAGATGCGCGAGGGATAACGCTGCTACAATATGCGATCTGTTTTTAGAATGCATGTCGCAATATCCAGTCAATAACGCAG ACTTGGATGGAAATACGCCATTATTGATCGCGTACATGAAGGGCAATGGCAATCTTTGTAGAACGCTAGTGAAAGCTGGGGCGTGTTTAGGTTCGATGAATAAAGATGGAATTACAATCTTCAACTATCAAGTAGCGACGAAACAGCTGTTATATAGGCTGTTAGATTCGTTAACGCAAGAAGCACCGTGGTCTGATAAGGATTGCTGCTTAGAGTGCGGAACGAAATTCTCTCTCACAATGCGCAAGCATCATTG tcggCATTGTGGACGAATTTTGTGCAGCAAGTGTTCTGGTCAGGATGTGCCGATCTTGAAATTCGGCTTGAATAAACCAGTACGGGTGTGCAATGTATGTTTCGACGTATTGCTGGGTAGTGGTTCTCTTCAACCGTCATAG
- the Med21 gene encoding mediator of RNA polymerase II transcription subunit 21 codes for MADRLTQLQDTINQQAEHFCNSVGILQQYSTPSKFPGFDRIGTPQPHQSQEDYAALFANLIARCAKDIDTLIESLPSEESSQELQVASLSRLEQENQQAGEQLEEVVRQGEALLQRIQAALQDIAQSQLDMQNPTSPTVINMNLSSTNVKQESLSSINTVPSNNTHQLSDPSPNSINQ; via the exons ATGGCAGATCGCTTAACACAGTTGCAAGACACCATAAATCAG CAAGCCGAGCATTTCTGCAACAGTGTCGGTATTCTGCAGCAGTATTCTACGCCGAGTAAATTTCCTGGCTTTGATCGAATCGGCACTCCGCAGCCACATCAATCGCAAGAAG attatGCCGCTTTATTTGCAAATCTCATTGCGAGGTGCGCCAAAGATATCGACACGTTAATAGAGAGTCTGCCAAGCGAGGAATCGTCGCAGGAGCTACAAGTAGCCAGTCTTAGCAGGCTCGAGCAAGAGAATCAGCAAGCTGGTGAACAATTGGAAGAGGTAGTGAGGCAAGGCGAGGCGCTTCTTCAGCGAATCCAAGCGGCTCTGCAGGACATCGCGCAAAGTCAATTAGACATGCAAAATCCTACGTCGCCTACCGTAATTAACATGAACCTTAGCAGTACTAACGTAAAACAAGAAAGCCTCAGTTCTATAAACACCGTGCCTTCGAACAATACGCATCAGTTATCGGATCCGTCACCTAATTCCATAAATCAATGA
- the Senju gene encoding UDP-galactose transporter senju, with translation MGGINWGELFPGRWSPVIFISYIALFINQGILVTWSQRSGRYEYNIVAVVLMTEVLKLVISTALYCKDNSILTLLQETRKNKKVLLLYMIPALLYCLYNNLAFVNLARFDPTTYYVLLQLRVVLTGIIFQVIFNKKLSATQWISLVILTVGCMVKHFDAHVLGSEFHVDIFLLLILVQTTCSCLAGVYNEYLLKRQGADIDIFIQNVFMYIDSIFCNIVAIVLLSIFTSGISEMLTNVEIGTFLQPKVILIMLNNSLVGIITSFFLKTLNSILKTFASAVELVFTAMLCWFLFSIPISTNTIISIAMVSFAVILYSRNPVQNTQPKETAESGKLLV, from the exons ATGGGAGGGATAAACTGGGGCGAATTGTTTCCAGGAAGGTGGAGTCCTGTTATCTTCATCTCCTACATAGCTCTCTTCATAAATCAAG GTATTCTTGTGACATGGTCTCAGAGAAGTGGCCGctatgaatataatattgtagCAGTTGTGCTGATGACAGAGGTTCTGAAACTGGTCATATCCACGGCACTCTACTGCAAAGA CAATAGCATCCTAACTCTCCTTCAAGAGACtagaaagaacaaaaaag tgcTTCTGCTGTACATGATACCTGCACTTTTGTACTGCCTCTATAACAATCTAGCATTTGTTAACCTGGCTAGATTCGATCCCACAACTTACTATGTCCTGCTACAACTCCGCGTTGTACTTACAGGAATTATTTTCCAG GTCATATTCAACAAAAAATTGTCTGCGACGCAGTGGATTTCCCTGGTGATCCTGACGGTCGGCTGCATGGTGAAACACTTCGATGCCCATGTCCTTGGCTCGGAATTCCACGTAGATATTTTTCTACTCCTAATTCTTGTACAG ACGACATGCTCTTGCTTAGCCGGTGTATATAACGAGTATTTGCTGAAACGACAAGGCGCCGACATCGACATTTTTATACAGAATGTATTTATGTACATCGATAGTATTTTCTGCAACATCGTGGCGATCGTTCTGTTGAGTATATTTACGAGCGGCATCAGCGAGATGCTGACCAACGTTGAGATTGGTACATTTCTACAACCGAAAGTAATACTTATTATGTTGAACAACTCGCTCGTCGGTATAATAACGAGCTTCTTCTTGAAAACGTTGAATTCGATCCTGAAGACCTTCGCCAGCGCGGTCGAACTGGTTTTTACAGCGATGCTGTGTTGGTTTTTGTTCAGCATACCCATTAGCACGAACACCATCATTTCCATAGCGATGGTGAGCTTcgctgtaattttatattcgagGAATCCCGTACAAAACACTCAGCCCAAAGAGACGGCGGAAAGTGGGAAGCTTTTGgtataa
- the Set1 gene encoding histone-lysine N-methyltransferase SETD1, which produces MNGMERHGHGHGHSHAHSHRHRHSHGSSQSASQNSSQPTSKHSHSHSHSHSHVTHSQKDATPAATPKAQRNFKLLVDPFLVKGATKLCRYDGTVPGDPTYPQVQPRDPRSQLTRIWTRLEQLDLPVPRFKIDSNYCGEPPPLEVTFCHLNDNIDKTFLTNMVQKFGPAEELIVYYHPMTNKHLGIARVVFESTKASKACVEKLNNTSVMGKVLRVFLDPFGEECKKMFEELTIEKKPEKKVEKEIPKPIPIPEPEPEKHQTPVEKALPEEREDFRNSKKAILNLEKTREPYVENSRYNKYRDYPTPSGSTGSDLGYGTAPSELNYSSNYSQNSTPATNYDFYYSSYHHQPPSSYLANISQNVSQNIPIQQNSNVWWSNNSGSTAATYSASTSVWPIQQHATNLDNAGSNVTLINNKTSSTKAHHTPKKEKENQTTAKSTPRDSPDETRKTLDLDTRIAMLLKDKAGGMAPPFLQFGSDSEDDKKSPRDNEMLSDPPSPFLSREIYKQCFDKIVERNKERRKAHENSISQFSVDEDLGSVISSSEDEALLGSYSPALDDHEPEPPKEPPPPPPPDDDRMSLSPLSSGDEKIEEVIAQTEPSNQLYPGTNYPGNLTNYPSNDLYNWPRPTQNFYPYGTTYLQSHFQPNTTSFSTTIGNQGANYYSSFQSRLHAMANYNITKDPQGPTINGVLSRVVNELKQILKKDFNKKMIENTAFKLFEVWWDEKKSEKSQTQGSGDNIIVNNTTKEDVKPQGLSSLLEQATPLGLNYDGFGLGIRASMPKMPSFRRKIKAPSPLPQDEDSRQSGHADMETIGSDSDLDAPPVQKTKKPITSLPTVSSSSTVSSSVESSSDEISSSESSDSSNESSDEDFEDEQDTDSRMSDHRPLACNSEDPDILMEVAIQRSLDCPTPVGRETPVPDIKIKDQNSNEFPHIDDSDSLSSPMRYESVKEEERISENLPVVEEKSFDVCRTLDKEMKDIPRITEDKGTQSDIKPAPMLIASAIGKEEALPDIQKMESSAAEALMTLAGQDNIIRHKSPGPIQPSIIRVLQTMSEKYINDEPILRENEKIEMFSEIPTTDSEEESLEIRRLRYQAETELRLNGQRTPSSPGSQASQVYMEHSYSLPPAQPEPAEPVIRVPPTSVKLKHSKIVKLPKSKDNTHKIEKQKSKKYTKVHSSHQNHVGEKENIRNDYMYDKLKPISEPTVTYKERDLMSEMAILYEFLTRGIDAEDVEYLRRSYEALLADDSQGYWLNDTHWVDHPPTDVPSPAKKRKRDELRLHASGSARTEGYYKVDIREKAKHKHHYAQSIQRSNDVEDSGSYIGGDGVMNGPKNNSKALTGKMQALSREARSNQRRLLTAFGIDTDSDLLKFNQLKFRKKQLKFAKSGIHDWGLFAMEPIAADEMVIEYVGQMVRPVVADLREAQYEATGIGSSYLFRIDLDTIIDATKCGNLARFINHSCNPNCYAKVITIESQKKIVIYSKQPIGVNEEITYDYKFPLEDDKIPCLCGAPQCRGTLN; this is translated from the exons ATGAACGGGATGGAGAGGCATGGTCATGGACATGGACATTCACATGCGCACTCGCATCGTCATCGCCATTCCCATGGCAGTTCTCAGAGCGCGTCGCAAAATTCGAGTCAGCCGACTTCGAAACATAGCCACAGCCACAGTCACAGCCACAGCCACGTGACGCATTCGCAGAAAGACGCGACGCCGGCGGCGACCCCGAAGGCGCAAAGGAATTTTAAGTTACTAGTTGATCCGTTTTTAGTTAAGGGAGCTACAAAGCTATGCAGATACGATGGAACTGTACCAGGAGACCCGACGTATCCGCAGGTTCAGCCGCGAGATCCCAGATCGCAATTGACAAGGATCTGGACTCGGCTTGAACAGCTTGATCTACCTGTACCTAGATTTAAAATCGATTCCAATTACTGTGGAGAGCCTCCACCGCTAGAAGTGACGTTTTGTCATTTGAACGATAACATCGATAAGACGTTTTTGACGAACATGGTTCAGAAGTTTGGACCTGCCGAAGAGCTTATTGTTTATTATCATCCAATGACCAATAAACATCTTGGCATTGCGAGAGTGGTATTTGAGTCGACTAAGGCGTCCAAGGCATGTGTAGAAAAGTTGAATAATACTTCTGTGATGGGGAAAGTGCTGAGGGTGTTTTTGGATCCTTTTGGGGAGGAATGTAAAAAGATGTTTGAAGAATTAACTATAGAGAAGAAACCCGAAAAGAAAGTGGAAAAGGAAATACCAAAGCCAATACCAATACCAGAGCCTGAGCCAGAAAAACATCAGACACCGGTGGAAAAGGCTTTACCTGAGGAGAGAGAGGACTTTAGAAATAGTAAAAAAGCTATTCTAAATTTGGAAAAGACCAGAGAGCCATATGTAGAAAATTcgagatataataaatataggGACTATCCAACGCCAAGCGGTAGTACGGGTAGCGATTTAGGATACGGAACCGCTCCCAGTGAACTAAATTATTCTAGTAATTATTCTCAAAATTCTACCCCGGCCACAAATTATGACTTTTATTACAGTAGTTATCACCATCAACCTCCGAGTAGCTACTTGGCTAACATTTCTCAGAATGTGTCACAGAATATACCAATTCAACAAAACTCGAATGTGTGGTGGAGCAATAATTCTGGGTCAACGGCCGCAACTTATTCAGCCTCAACTTCTGTCTGGCCGATTCAGCAGCACGCAACAAATTTGGATAATGCTGGTTCTAACGTCACgctgattaataataaaacttcgAGTACAAAAGCACATCACACtcctaaaaaagaaaaggagaatcAGACTACGGCAAAGAGCACGCCGCGCGACTCTCCTGATGAAACTCGTAAAACTCTAGATTTAGACACGCGAATCGCTATGTTATTGAAGGATAAAGCGGGTGGAATGGCTCCTCCTTTTTTACAATTTGGTAGCGATTCGGAAGACGACAAAAAATCTCCACGCGACAATGAGATGCTGTCGGATCCTCCGAGCCCTTTTCTTTCACGCGAAATATATAAACAGTGTTTCGATAAAATAGTAGAGAGAAATAAGGAACGAAGAAAAGCTCATGAGAATAGCATTAGTCAGTTTTCTGTAGACGAAGATTTGGGAAGCGTTATAAGTTCCAGCGAAGACGAGGCGTTATTAGGAAGTTATAGTCCAGCGCTCGACGATCACGAACCAGAGCCACCTAAGGAACCACCGCCACCTCCGCCACCTGACGATGACAGAATGTCTCTGAGTCCTTTAAGTTCAGGAGATGAAAAAATTGAGGAA GTAATAGCACAGACTGAGCCTTCAAATCAATTATACCCGGGAACTAATTACCCGGGAAATTTGACGAACTATCCTTCCAATGATCTTTATAATTGGCCGCGACCGACGCAGAATTTTTATCCGTATGGAACTACGTATTTACAGAGCCATTTTCAACCCAACACTACATCTTTTTCGACAACAATTGGAAATCAAGgagcaaattattattcttcttTTCAATCTCGGTTACATGCTATGGCAaactataatattacaaaagatCCACAG ggACCTACTATCAATGGAGTGTTGAGCAGAGTTGTGAatgaattaaaacaaattttaaagaaggattttaataagaaaatgatagaaaatacggcatttaaattattcgaagTTTGGTGGGATGAAAAGAAATCTGAAAAGAGTCAAACTCAGGGTAGCGGCGATAACATTATTGTTAATAACACGACGAAAGAAGATGTAAAGCCACAAGGATTGTCATCGTTATTAGAACAAGCGACGCCACTAGGACTCAATTACGATGGTTTTGGTCTGGGTATTAGAGCTAGTATGCCAAAGATGCCTTCATTCAgg cgtAAGATCAAAGCTCCAAGCCCATTACCACAAGATGAGGATAGTCGACAATCGGGTCATGCTGATATGGAAACAATTGGAAGTGACAGTGATTTGGATGCACCACCTgtacagaaaacgaaaaaaccgATTACTTCCCTTCCAACTGTCTCTTCATCGTCTACCGTATCGTCATCGGTTGAGAGTAGTAGCGACGAGATCAGTTCTAGTGAATCTTCCGATAGTTCAAATGAAAGTTCTGATGAAGATTTTGAGGATGAG caaGATACAGATAGCCGAATGTCCGATCATAGACCTTTGGCTTGTAATAGCGAGGATCCTGATATATTAATGGAAGTCGCGATTCAAAGGTCGTTAGATTGCCCCACTCCCGTTGGTAGAGAAACACCGGTGCCagatatcaaaattaaagatCAAAATTCAAACGAGTTCCCACATATTGACGACAGTGATTCGTTATCTTCTCCCATGAGATACGAAAGCGTGAAGGAAGAGGAAAGAATTTCCGAAAATTTACCGGTAGTGGAAGAAAAGTCATTCGATGTATGTAGAACTTTGGATAAAGAGATGAAGGATATACCGAGAATCACTGAGGATAAAGGAACGCAGAGTGATATAAAACCCGCACCGATGCTAATAGCTTCGGCAATTGGCAAGGAAGAAGCATTGCCGGATATACAAAAAATGGAAAGTTCGGCTGCAGAAGCTTTAATGACTTTGGCAGGACAAGATAACATTATACGACATAAGAGTCCAGGTCCTATACAACCGAGCATTATCAGAGTGTTGCAGACAATGTCGGAGAAATATATCAACGACGAACCTATTTTAAGAGAGAACGAAAAGATCGAAATGTTCAGCGAGATTCCTACGACCGATTCGGAGGAAGAAAGTTTGGAAATCAGAAGACTAAG GTACCAAGCAGAAACAGAACTTCGATTAAATGGACAACGGACACCGAGTTCGCCCGGTTCTCAGGCTTCGCAAGTGTATATGGAACATTCGTATTCGTTGCCACCTGCACAACCGGAGCCCGCAGAACCGGTGATACGTGTCCCGCCTACTTCGGTGAAACTAAAACATTCGAAGATTGTTAAATTGCCGAAATCGAAGGACAATACCCATAAAATTGAGAAACAAAAATCCAAGAAATATACTAAAGTGCACAGCAGTCATCAGAATCACGTGGGAGAGAAGGAGAATATTCGAAATGATTACATGTACGACAAACTTAAACCGATTTCAGAGCCGACTGTTACATACAAAGAACGAGATCTCATGTCGGAAATGGCTATTTTGTATGAATTTTTAACGAGAGGAATAGATGCAGAGGACGTAGAATATTTAAGAAGAAGCTACGAAGCTTTATTAGCCGACGACTCGCAAGGTTATTGGTTGAATGACACGCATTGGGTCGATCATCCGCCGACGGATGTGCCGAGTCCcgcaaaaaagagaaaacgagatgAGCTCCGATTACACGCGAGTGGAAGCGCCAGAACGGAAGGATATTATAAAGTTGACATCAGAGAGAAGGCTAAacataaa CATCATTATGCTCAAAGTATACAGCGTAGCAATGACGTGGAAGATAGCGGCTCTTATATCGGAGGCGATGGTGTGATGAATGGTCCAAAGAATAATTCTAAAGCGTTAACCGGCAAAATGCAAGCATTGTCGCGTGAGGCACGAAGCAATCAACGCCGGCTGTTAACAGCTTTTGGAATTGATACGGACAGCGATCTCCTTAagtttaatcaattaaag TTCcgtaaaaaacaattaaagttTGCCAAGTCTGGTATTCACGATTGGGGCTTATTTGCCATGGAACCAATCGCAGCCGATGAAATGGTTATCGAGTATGTTGGACAGATGGTTAGACCGGTTGTGGCTGATTTACGAGAAGCTCAATATGAAGCCACTGGAATCGGCAGCTCTTACCTCTTCCGCATCGATTTAGATACTATTATCGATGCGACAAAATGCGGCAATTTGGCGAGGTTTATTAATCACAGTTGCAAC ccGAATTGTTACGCAAAAGTAATCACGATCGAAAGCCAAAAGAAGATCGTAATCTACAGTAAACAGCCGATAGGAGTTAACGAAGAAATTACTTACGATTATAAATTTCCATTGGAGGATGACAAAATCCCTTGCCTTTGCGGAGCTCCACAATGTCGGGGTactcttaattaa
- the Uqcr-11 gene encoding cytochrome b-c1 complex subunit 6, mitochondrial, giving the protein MADIQNFFKRYLPVVKADEGEEEELVDPQTVLREQCNQESKCVNFKGKLDTCNDRVNSRSNTEETCLEELIDYVQCVDHCVAKTLFTKLK; this is encoded by the exons ATGGCAGACATACAGAACTTCTTCAAGCGTTATCTGCCGGTGGTGAAAGCCGACGAGGGAGAAGAAGAGGAGCTCGTGGATCCGCAAACAGTACTCCGC GAGCAATGCAATCAGGAATCAAAATGTGTTAATTTCAAGGGTAAACTAGATACGTGCAATGACCGTGTGAACTCAAGGTCCAACACAGAGGAGACTTGTCTAGAAGAGCTTATCGATTACGTACAATGCGTAGATCACTGCGTCGCGAAGACTCTGTTCACTAAACTGAAGTAA